In a genomic window of Phragmites australis chromosome 14, lpPhrAust1.1, whole genome shotgun sequence:
- the LOC133890965 gene encoding probable WRKY transcription factor 57 — protein sequence MAGDGVGAGDAWPLSADAYADSSAIFSELGYWVAGLDGFGGELPPLDPPEATPPPASEAVETPTGSVSVDGGASSSSTDEGAAQEDADVKPATATEAASRPPPGKKGLKRARQPRFAFMTKSDIDHLEDGYRWRKYGQKAVKNSPFPRSYYRCTNSKCTVKKRVERSSDDPSVVITTYEGQHCHHIVTFPRAHLHAGAALAGHMAFSAHHLYSNDDDHLPALQLPLAQNALACRPAMSPSSLLRPLHRNKELQEASAYPLSMASVSTQSSAMTAVSSPPASVPIVDEGLLDDMVPPAMRHG from the exons ATGGCCGGGGACGGTGTAGGCGCCGGCGACGCTTGGCCCTTGTCCGCCGACGCGTACGCCGACTCCTCGGCAATATTCTCGGAGCTCGGATACTGGGTCGCCGGGCTCGACGGCTTCGGCGGGGAGCTGCCGCCGCTGGATCCGCCGGAGGCTACACCGCCGCCGGCCTCGGAGGCGGTGGAGACGCCTACCGGGTCTGTGTCGGTTGACGGTGGCGCGTCATCGAGCTCCACCGACGAAGGCGCAGCGCAGGAGGACGCCGACGTGAAGCCAGCCACCGCGACGGAGGCAGC GAGCAGGCCTCCGCCGGGGAAGAAGGGGCTGAAGCGTGCGCGGCAGCCGCGGTTCGCGTTCATGACCAAGAGCGACATCGACCACCTCGAGGACGGATACCGCTGGAGGAAGTATGGCCAGAAGGCCGTCAAGAACAGCCCCTTCCCAAG GAGTTACTATCGGTGCACCAACAGCAAGTGCACGGTGAAGAAGCGCGTGGAGCGCTCCTCCGACGACCCCTCCGTCGTCATCACCACCTACGAGGGCCAGCACTGCCACCACATCGTAACCTTCCCGCGCGCCCACCTCCAcgccggcgccgccctcgcTGGACACATGGCCTTCTCCGCGCACCACCTCTACAGCAACGACGACGACCACCTACCGGCGTTGCAGCTCCCCCTGGCTCAGAACGCTCTCGCCTGCAGGCCGGCGATGTCACCGTCATCGTTGCTGCGGCCGTTGCACCGCAACAAGGAGCTCCAGGAGGCAAGCGCGTACCCGCTGTCGATGGCTTCCGTGTCGACGCAGTCATCGGCGATGACGGCGGTATCGTCGCCACCGGCTAGTGTTCCGATTGTCGACGAGGGGCTTCTTGACGACATGGTGCCGCCGGCAATGAGGCATGGATAG